CGTAGCCCTCGTGAGGGTTCTTGAGCCTGGCGTAGAAGGCGACCCTCGGCACCGTGCTGTAGGTGGCCGCGCTCACCGCTCCCGTAGCCCCCGGGCCCGGCAATCCCGGCGGTCCTGGTCTTCCTGCTTCTCCCCGCGCCCCCGGTGGCCCCGGCTGCTCCGGTTCTCTGGGTGGTCCCGGCGGTCCCGGTTTCCCCGGTCTGCCCGGTTTTCCTTGCGGACCTTGCACAAGCGTGGAGGGCGGCGGGAGGGAGCCACACTCAGCAGGCTGtgggggggcggcggggccgcagGGCTCGCAGACCATCCGGCAGGTGCCCAGCATCTCTCAGCAGCCGTCGGGCCCGGCGGAGCTCACCAGCACCAGGATGagcaccaccagcaccagcaccacccCCGCCGCGACCACCAGCAAAGTTTTG
This DNA window, taken from Chiroxiphia lanceolata isolate bChiLan1 unplaced genomic scaffold, bChiLan1.pri scaffold_53_arrow_ctg1, whole genome shotgun sequence, encodes the following:
- the LOC116781686 gene encoding C1q-related factor-like: MLGTCRMVCEPCGPAAPPQPAECGSLPPPSTLVQGPQGKPGRPGKPGPPGPPREPEQPGPPGARGEAGRPGPPGLPGPGATGAVSAATYSTVPRVAFYARLKNPHEGYEVLKFDNVVTNLGNSYDAALGKFTCAIPGTYFTYHVLMCSSDGTSMWADLCKNRQRQCPLEIAVL